Part of the Mycoplasma mycoides subsp. mycoides SC str. PG1 genome is shown below.
TGTTTTTTATATTCACAAAGGTGAATGATTAAAATCAATTGTTGGATCTAATTTAGGAATTAGCTCTTTACAAACTTCACTATTTGGATCTATTGTAGTTGGAGTTATAGTTGTAAAAATTTATAACAAGTTTAAATATATAAAATTACCAAGTGCCTTAAACTTTTTTTCTGGAATTAGATTTTTACCAATTTTAATTATTCCCAGTATGTTTTTATTAGGATTAATATTTTTATTAATTTGACCTTATGTTGGATTATTAATTAATCAAATAGGAATAAGCTTATCAAAAACTCCTAGAGGTGTTGATGGATTTATTTATGGAGTTTTAGGAAGAGCATTAATGCCATTTGGACTTCATCATATTTTAATCACACTTGCTTATCAATCTGCTTTTGGTGAAATTTTAGAATATGATAAACTAATTTTTAAATTAATAGAATCAAAAGTAGATCAAGAAACAATATATAAAATTGAACAATCATTTAAAAGTTTTACAAAAAGCAATACCCAAATTATTGTTGGTGATCAAAATATTTGAAATTTTATAAATTCTATACCAGTTAATAAAATTCAACAAACACCAATTTTTTTATGATTTGAAAATAATTTAAATATTAATGCAGGAAAATTCACTCAAGATTATCCAACTTATTTAGGTACTTGTATGGGGATAGGTTTAGCCTTTATTTTAACAAGTAGTAAAGAAAATAAAAAGCAAACAGCTTCGGTGATTATGAGTGCTATGGGAGTTTCATTCCTAACTGGTATAACTGAGCCTTTAGAGTTTACTTTTTTATTTGTTACACCAGTTTTATATTATGTGGTTTATGTACCTTTTTCAGGATTAAGCTATTTATTTATGAATTTAGTAAATGCTCATGTAGGGGTTGGATTTGCTAGAGGGTTTATTGATTTATTGGTATATGGGGCACTACCTGTATTAAAAGGAACTAGATTTTATTGAGCATTTGTTTTTTCTTTAATTCAAGGAGTTGCTATTTTTGTAATATTTTATTTTTGAATTATTAAAAAAGATCTCCCAACCCCAGGTAGAAAAGGAAATGAATTAGGATTAATTAGTAAAAAAGACTATTTTGAATTAAAAAACAAAGATAATAGTGAAAAAAGAATAAAAGAAATAATTAAAGCTTTAGGTTCAAAAGAAAATATTAAATCTGTTTCAGCTTGTGCTACAAGACTAAGAGTTGTAGTAAATAATGAAAGTTTAATAAAAACTGAAGAACTAATTAAATTAGGAAGTGTTGGAAATATTATTAAAAATAATAATATTCAAGCTATATTCGGTGGCGAAGCTACAATTATTTCAGAAAAAATAAATAATATATTAAATCAAGAATAATAAAAAATCCAAAGCCCTAAAAGGTATTCCCCCCCCGCTACCATAAACACGGACTAAAATTTTTCAATATTATAACAGGATTGTTTTCTGAATTGTACAGGAGACAATCCTTTTAATTTTTCTTTTATTCTTATGTTGTTATATCAATAAATACATTTATGAATTCTTTTAGTTAACTCTTCTACTGAATTATATTTTTCACCATAATAAATTTCTTGCTTTAATAAATCAAAGAAGTTTTCTATAATAGCATTATCTAAGCAATTACCTTTTCTAGACATACTTTGTGTTATGTTATTTTCTTCTAGTTTTTTAGCTCAACTAATGTGCTGATAATGAAATCCCTGATCAGAATGAATCAACAAACCATTTGTATTTTTAACCTTTTTAAGTGCTTTGTCTAGCATTGAATTTGTTAGGTTTAAGTTAGGATTGGTTTGAATTGAATATGAAATAATTTCATCATTGTAAAGATCAATAATTGGTGATAAATATAACTTTTGACCATTAACTTTAAACTCTGTTACATCAGTGCATCAAAGTTTGTTTGCTTGTAAAGAATGAAAATTTCTTTTTAAAACATTATCTGCAATTTTTCCAACAGTTCCTTTATAAGAACTATATCTTCCATTTTTTGTTCTAAATTTAATACACTGAACTCCAAGCTCTTTAGTTAACCTTAAAATCTTTTTGTGATTTACAATATATCCTTTTGATTTTAAGGCCATTTTTAGCCTTCTATACCCATACGTTTCAAATGATTTGCTAAAAATGTCAACAATCATTTCCTTTAATTCTTTATCTTTATCTATTGTATTTTCTAACTTATGTTTTCATTCATAAAAAGACGATTTAGGTAATTTAGCTATTTTTAAGAGAATAGGAATCTTAACTTTTTTATGTGTTTTTAACAATTCTAAAACTACTTTTGTTTTTTCCTTGTTGATTTTTCTTTTGTCAACAAGGTGTGGAACTTTTTTCAGAATTCAGCCTCCAACTTATAGTATTCCACTTGTTCTTTTAATTCTTTAATTTGTTGTTCATTATTGATTTTTACTTGTGATTTCTTTATTTTAGCTGGTTTTTTATTAGGGTTTTTCATAATTTTCTTAGGTCTTCCTATATTATTATTTAACCCTAAAAATCCATATTCTCTATATTTTTTAACTCAACCAGCTATAGTTGATGAATAAATAATATTAAACTTTTTTGCGACTTCATCATATGAGTGATTAGTTTCAAGTTTATATAATACAATTTTTAGTTTTAGCTTTGCACTATAATAAGGCTTTTTTTCCTTATTAATTAGCCCTTCTATTCCAAACGCTTCAAATCTATTAACTAAACTTTCTACAGTATCAACTGAAATATCATATTTATTTGCTAAATAAGTACTCTTTTTAATATTAAGTTTTTTAGCTTCTTTAACAATTTTTAACTTTTTTCTAAATCTAATTTGGACATATAAAAACCCCATTTCCTGGATTTTAGTCCGAAATATGGGGTTCGGGAGAATTTGGATTTTTATTTATTTAATTCATATCATTGATTACATTAACTTCTTGGATTTCAGAAGGTAAGTTTGTTTGATTTGGTTTAATTCTAATTTGATAATTTCTTTTTTTTAGTTTTACAAGTTTATTAGTTTTAATAGAAGTTCAATTTTGATCTTCTTTTAAACGATACTCCATCATATTGTTTACTCCAGTTATCATATTTGAATAAACTTTAATTTCATTATCTATAATACTTGGTTTTATTATTTCAAATTTTTGAATATCTGAACTAAATTTGTTATTTGTATTTTTTCATCTTATTGATAAACTACCAGGTTTTATGTTATCAATTTTAAAATTATCACTTGTAATATCTTTTCATTGATCATAATTATTGCTATATTACATATTAGCATTTACATTAGTTAGAATCACACCATAATCACTAGTTGTTTGTAAGTTAGCAGATGATTTATCATGTTTTTTAACATCAAATTCAAAAATATTGTTTGCTAATTTAAAGTTAAATCCTTGTCTTTTGATTGATTCTATTTTTACTTTTATAGTTCCAAAATTATTAAAATGATCTAGTATTAAAACATATCCATCATCATTTTTTAACTTTATTAACAAAAGCATTTTTAACGACAAAATTTTTAGGATTTAAATTAGGTAGTTGTTCATTTAAATTAGTTTTAGATTTAATTTTAATTGCATATTCACCCATTGGTTCACTAGATTCATTATGTTTGCTTAATTCAACATCAACTTCTTTAATTTCTTTAGTATTGTTAGTGTCGAAATAATAAACTATTTTTTTGTAATTAGCTCATCCAACTTTACCAAAATCTTTAAATGATTGACCTTCTTTTAACTTAATATTTCTTTCTTCAAAAGCTTTATTAACTTCTTTAAAATTCCTTGGATTTACATTAACTTCTAGTGAAGTTAATTTTTTATTTTTTCATCATTTCAGTCATACTTAATATTTGTAGTTACTCATTCATAAGCTTTTGTTATTTGTTCTAAGACAGGCAAATTTTGTCAATTATTTTCTTTAATTATTTTTTTAGCTTCTTGTCTTGCTTGATTTTCTTCATTTATACTTTTTGTATTATTTTCCTACGTTTCCCACTTAGTCGCGAAAACACTCAGTTTTCAGCGGCTATATTTTTTATAAAAAAATATAATTTATTATGCTTTTATGCTTAAATATGATATAATAAAGACGTGAAGAAGTCAAGAAATGATGTAAAAAGACAATGAAGAACATCAATAGCAAGAGTTAAAAAAGGCGAATACTTATCAATTGGAGTGCCAAGACCAGATAACAAAGGTTTTGTATATAGATTGGGATATGGATATTTGCATGAATTAAAACAATATCACGATGATCCGCTAGCAATTATCAAAGCAATTATTGCAAACTTTCCATTGTCTTGAACAAAAGAACAAGCAAGAACTAAATTAGATGAAATTTTTAAAGAGAAAAAAGAAACCAAAAAAGAAGTTTTAGAAAGGTTTAAAGGTTACGAAGTAGTTGAAAAACTATTTGATTATTTCAATATTTTTAATGATTGTTCTCCCACAAAATCGACAACATTAAAAGATGTTGTTTTACAGTTGATTTATCAAAGAATTAAAAATCCAATAAGTGTTTTTAACACTTATAAGACAGCAAAAAAAGAAAAAATAGACACTCATTCAAAAAATTCATTTTATAGATCATTAGACTATATAGCAAAAAACAAAGATGAAATTTTAAGAAATTTAAATGCAAAAATTTGTGCAAATACCAATAGAAAAATTGATGTATTATGATTTGACGCAACAACTACTTATTTTGAAACATTTTCTCGTGAAGGTTATAAAAAACCTGGTTATTCAAAAGATGGAAAATTTAAAGAAGACCAGATTGTTATAGGTATGGCAACTGATGAAAATGGAATACCGTTACACTACAAAATATTTCCAGGAAATGTTGCTGATCCAAATACTTTAATACCATTTATGCTTGAAATTGCAGATATTTATGAAGTTAACAGTGTAACTATAATTGCTGACAAAGGAATGAGTGTTAATAGAAATATTAGATTTTTAGAATCTAAGAATTGAAAATACATAATCTCATACAGAATGAAAGCTGGAAGCAAACAATTTAAAGAGTATATATTAGATGAAAAAGATTATATAAATGATGGTGGTTTGATATACAAAACTCGTGATATTGCATCTTCATACAATAAAAAAAGAATTAATGGACATTTTAGAAGACAAATAATTAGTTTTAGTCAAAAACGAGCAACTAAAGACAAAAACGATAGAGACATTTTAATTCAAAATTTCACTAAGAAAATGAATAAAGATAATCTTGTTTCTTGTGATGATTTAGCGGGATCTAAAAAATATAGATTCTTTAAACCTATAAACAAAGATGCATTTTATGAACTTGACATAGAAAAAATACAAGAAGATCAAAAATATGATGGATACTATGTTTATGAAACAAATAGAACAGATTTATCAGTAAAAGAAGTTATTAATTTATATTCAAAACAATGACAAATTGAGTCTAATTTCAAGACATTAAAAGGTAAATTATCTCTTCGTCCAATGTATTTATCAACTTGAAACCATATTGTTGGCTACATTTGTTTATGTTTCATTTCATTAGTGTTTTTAAACTACATCATCTACATTCTAAATTCAAAATTAGGACTGACTGGAAAAAGCAAAATCACTGAGCATAAAGTGATTAATGTTATCAAAGAAGTTAAAGA
Proteins encoded:
- a CDS encoding PTS transporter subunit EIIC; protein product: MNFNKFKINKDNFKQFSSKTTAILQKFGRGLMLPISILPFVGLLLGIGGVIGANISTTNHTGLIVSKSLKAMSEIVFANLAILFTISIVITFTGESGSAAFLAILGYLVFNSTQSAFIHYNDKVLVDVFYIHKGEWLKSIVGSNLGISSLQTSLFGSIVVGVIVVKIYNKFKYIKLPSALNFFSGIRFLPILIIPSMFLLGLIFLLIWPYVGLLINQIGISLSKTPRGVDGFIYGVLGRALMPFGLHHILITLAYQSAFGEILEYDKLIFKLIESKVDQETIYKIEQSFKSFTKSNTQIIVGDQNIWNFINSIPVNKIQQTPIFLWFENNLNINAGKFTQDYPTYLGTCMGIGLAFILTSSKENKKQTASVIMSAMGVSFLTGITEPLEFTFLFVTPVLYYVVYVPFSGLSYLFMNLVNAHVGVGFARGFIDLLVYGALPVLKGTRFYWAFVFSLIQGVAIFVIFYFWIIKKDLPTPGRKGNELGLISKKDYFELKNKDNSEKRIKEIIKALGSKENIKSVSACATRLRVVVNNESLIKTEELIKLGSVGNIIKNNNIQAIFGGEATIISEKINNILNQE
- a CDS encoding IS1634-like element IS1634 family transposase, giving the protein MSIGVPRPDNKGFVYRLGYGYLHELKQYHDDPLAIIKAIIANFPLSWTKEQARTKLDEIFKEKKETKKEVLERFKGYEVVEKLFDYFNIFNDCSPTKSTTLKDVVLQLIYQRIKNPISVFNTYKTAKKEKIDTHSKNSFYRSLDYIAKNKDEILRNLNAKICANTNRKIDVLWFDATTTYFETFSREGYKKPGYSKDGKFKEDQIVIGMATDENGIPLHYKIFPGNVADPNTLIPFMLEIADIYEVNSVTIIADKGMSVNRNIRFLESKNWKYIISYRMKAGSKQFKEYILDEKDYINDGGLIYKTRDIASSYNKKRINGHFRRQIISFSQKRATKDKNDRDILIQNFTKKMNKDNLVSCDDLAGSKKYRFFKPINKDAFYELDIEKIQEDQKYDGYYVYETNRTDLSVKEVINLYSKQWQIESNFKTLKGKLSLRPMYLSTWNHIVGYICLCFISLVFLNYIIYILNSKLGLTGKSKITEHKVINVIKEVKEIEVFVNKQKIETIQVYNDELQESWQTYQILLELLTKEKVT